Proteins from a genomic interval of Caulobacter rhizosphaerae:
- a CDS encoding MotE family protein: MKNVPRILPIVGVAVVGVLAVNALAGAKSVPDLLSGAKAFAEGVAKPDADKAASAADAGKDAAAKAPPAICAPSANDLAKEAGLSPAELRVLQSLGQRRGQLDQREQDIDVQLQLLAAAEAKLDAKMKALNGMKGEIQGLLGQADAQKEAEAMRMVTVYSAMKPKDAAARMSVLDDSVRLPIAAKMKERTLSMILANMSPADAKILTERLANRLSADAIAKQRAALAAADKPAADSAVQAAAAPLAGAGPEAGKAGGKKAG; the protein is encoded by the coding sequence ATGAAAAACGTTCCGCGCATCCTGCCGATCGTCGGGGTCGCCGTGGTCGGCGTGCTCGCCGTCAACGCCCTGGCCGGCGCCAAGTCCGTTCCGGACCTGCTGAGCGGCGCCAAGGCCTTCGCCGAGGGCGTGGCCAAGCCCGACGCCGACAAGGCCGCTTCGGCCGCTGACGCCGGCAAGGACGCCGCGGCCAAGGCCCCGCCGGCGATCTGCGCGCCGTCGGCCAATGACCTGGCCAAGGAAGCGGGCCTGTCGCCGGCCGAACTGCGCGTGCTGCAGAGCCTGGGCCAGCGTCGCGGCCAACTGGACCAGCGGGAGCAGGACATTGACGTCCAGCTGCAGCTGCTGGCCGCCGCCGAGGCCAAGCTCGACGCCAAGATGAAGGCGCTGAACGGCATGAAGGGCGAGATCCAGGGCCTTCTGGGCCAGGCCGACGCCCAGAAGGAAGCCGAGGCCATGCGCATGGTCACGGTCTATTCGGCCATGAAGCCCAAGGACGCCGCCGCCCGCATGAGCGTGCTGGACGACAGCGTGCGCCTGCCGATCGCCGCCAAGATGAAGGAGCGGACGCTCTCGATGATCCTGGCCAACATGTCGCCGGCCGACGCCAAGATCCTGACCGAGCGCCTGGCCAACCGCCTGTCGGCCGACGCGATCGCCAAGCAGCGCGCCGCCCTGGCCGCCGCCGACAAGCCCGCCGCCGATTCCGCGGTCCAGGCCGCGGCCGCGCCGCTGGCCGGCGCGGGTCCCGAGGCCGGCAAGGCCGGCGGCAAGAAGGCCGGCTAG